A stretch of Pseudoprevotella muciniphila DNA encodes these proteins:
- a CDS encoding SLC13 family permease translates to MFKIFHGFHLLDAYHKAKHDKPESEGKLIKKAIFSAIILVVTLTLWNLPADSFGIPGLTAVQQRVIAIFAFATLMWIFEVVSSWATSVAIMVLLLLTCSDSAFLSFQTADPEHLLDYKKVMGAFADPTVMLFIGGFVLAIAATKTGLDTYLARVLLTPFGKKSSNVLLGFIVITGLFSMFISNTATAAMMLAFLTPVFRQLPPEGKGRIALTLSIPIAANIGGMGTPIGTPPNAIALKELNELNLGIGFGQWMMIMIPVVIIVLFISWFLLLKLFPFTQKTIEIEIESGLKPGVKTIVVIITFVITILLWMLDKITGINANTVALIPMAIFAIAGVIKRADLEEINWSVIWMVAGGFALGGALKQSGLSEAAVKALPFAQWSPIVILIISGLICYALSNFISNSATANLLVPILSTVCAGMGDSLAAIGGTTVVLVGIAVAASSAMVLPISTPPNAIAYSTNLVQQKDMAKIGLIVGAISLIIGYGTLFLVGELGIL, encoded by the coding sequence ATGTTTAAGATTTTTCATGGTTTCCATTTGCTCGATGCTTACCACAAGGCAAAGCACGATAAACCCGAGAGCGAAGGCAAACTGATTAAGAAGGCTATTTTCAGTGCCATTATCCTCGTTGTTACACTCACGCTCTGGAACCTGCCTGCCGACAGTTTTGGCATTCCGGGACTGACAGCAGTTCAGCAACGTGTCATTGCCATCTTCGCTTTCGCCACACTCATGTGGATCTTCGAGGTGGTGAGCTCATGGGCAACGTCCGTGGCGATAATGGTGTTGCTGCTGCTCACATGTAGCGACAGTGCTTTCTTGTCTTTCCAAACGGCAGACCCCGAACATTTACTCGACTATAAGAAAGTGATGGGCGCCTTTGCTGATCCCACCGTGATGCTCTTCATCGGTGGATTTGTCCTTGCCATTGCGGCTACAAAGACTGGTCTCGACACCTATTTAGCACGCGTTCTCCTCACACCATTCGGAAAGAAGAGTTCTAACGTTTTGCTCGGTTTCATCGTCATTACGGGACTTTTCTCCATGTTCATCAGTAACACGGCTACAGCAGCAATGATGCTGGCATTTCTCACCCCAGTGTTCCGACAACTGCCACCCGAAGGAAAGGGACGCATAGCACTGACGCTTTCCATACCTATCGCAGCAAATATCGGTGGTATGGGAACACCTATCGGCACACCACCGAATGCCATAGCACTCAAAGAACTCAACGAACTCAATCTTGGAATAGGATTTGGACAATGGATGATGATTATGATACCCGTGGTCATCATCGTTCTCTTCATCTCATGGTTCCTCTTGCTCAAACTGTTCCCCTTCACACAGAAAACCATCGAAATCGAAATAGAAAGCGGACTGAAACCGGGTGTGAAGACTATCGTGGTTATCATTACGTTCGTTATAACAATCTTACTTTGGATGCTTGATAAAATAACTGGTATAAATGCAAATACCGTAGCACTTATTCCAATGGCTATTTTTGCTATAGCAGGCGTCATCAAACGCGCAGACTTGGAGGAGATCAACTGGTCTGTCATCTGGATGGTGGCGGGTGGTTTCGCATTGGGCGGAGCACTCAAGCAGTCAGGACTCTCTGAAGCAGCGGTCAAGGCTTTGCCATTCGCGCAATGGTCGCCAATCGTAATCCTTATCATTTCAGGACTGATTTGTTATGCACTGTCCAACTTCATCAGCAATTCTGCAACAGCCAACCTCCTCGTGCCTATCCTCTCTACCGTATGCGCAGGCATGGGCGACTCACTCGCCGCTATTGGTGGCACAACAGTGGTACTCGTAGGTATCGCAGTGGCTGCAAGTAGCGCCATGGTGCTACCCATCAGCACACCGCCAAACGCCATTGCCTACTCCACAAACCTCGTACAGCAGAAAGACATGGCAAAAATCGGACTTATCGTAGGTGCCATAAGTCTCATTATTGGCTATGGAACACTCTTCCTTGTCGGAGAACTCGGCATCCTATAG
- a CDS encoding inositol-3-phosphate synthase: protein METANGKLGVLVVGLGAVTTTFMAGTLMYRKGLGLPGGSVTQMAKIRVGRGKDRKYLKVSEIVPLTDCKDIEFGSWDIFPMNAYESAMNAKVLLQKDIDPVRDELESIKPMKAAFDPEYVSRLAGQGGNIKDGDRAALVEQLREDIRKFKSEHGCDRVVVIWAASTEKFIDYNPAVHSKLEDFENAIKTNDKANIAPSMLYAYAALQEGAPFVMGAPNICVDIPAIWELADKKGLPIAGKDFKTGQTLMKTVLSPMLRTRCLGLSGWFSTNILGNRDGEVLDAPENFKTKEVSKLGVIDTILKKEDQPELYGDIFHKVRINYYPPRGDAKEGWDNLDIFGWMGQDYGMQIKVDFLCRDSILAAPIVLDLVLCSDLALRAGLKGTQRWMSFFLKSPMHDYTQGEEPIHDLFQQYTMFKNKIRELGGYEPDEELE, encoded by the coding sequence ATGGAAACAGCAAATGGCAAATTGGGTGTTTTGGTTGTAGGTCTTGGTGCCGTAACTACCACCTTTATGGCTGGTACACTGATGTACCGCAAAGGCTTAGGTCTTCCCGGAGGGTCTGTTACCCAGATGGCAAAAATTCGCGTTGGACGCGGAAAAGATCGCAAATACCTCAAAGTGAGTGAGATAGTACCACTGACAGACTGCAAGGACATCGAGTTCGGCTCATGGGACATTTTCCCGATGAATGCGTACGAAAGCGCGATGAATGCAAAGGTTTTATTGCAGAAGGACATCGATCCAGTACGCGATGAACTTGAAAGCATCAAACCCATGAAGGCTGCATTCGACCCTGAATATGTTTCGCGCCTGGCAGGTCAGGGCGGTAACATCAAGGATGGCGACAGAGCAGCATTGGTTGAGCAGTTGCGTGAAGATATCCGCAAGTTCAAGAGCGAACATGGCTGCGACCGCGTCGTAGTAATCTGGGCGGCATCCACAGAGAAGTTCATAGACTACAACCCTGCAGTTCACAGTAAACTGGAAGACTTCGAGAATGCCATCAAAACCAACGACAAAGCCAACATTGCTCCATCGATGCTCTATGCATACGCAGCATTGCAAGAAGGCGCACCATTCGTGATGGGCGCACCGAACATCTGCGTTGACATACCTGCCATCTGGGAACTCGCCGACAAGAAAGGCCTGCCCATTGCAGGAAAAGACTTCAAGACAGGACAAACACTGATGAAGACCGTTCTGAGCCCTATGTTGCGCACGCGTTGCCTCGGTCTGAGCGGATGGTTCTCCACAAACATCCTCGGCAACCGTGACGGCGAAGTGCTCGATGCCCCCGAAAACTTCAAGACAAAGGAAGTTAGCAAACTGGGCGTTATCGACACCATCTTGAAGAAAGAAGACCAGCCCGAACTCTACGGCGACATCTTCCACAAAGTGCGCATCAACTACTACCCGCCTCGTGGCGATGCCAAGGAGGGATGGGACAATCTCGACATCTTCGGATGGATGGGACAGGACTATGGCATGCAGATTAAGGTCGATTTCCTCTGCCGCGATTCTATTCTTGCTGCTCCTATCGTACTCGACCTCGTGCTTTGCTCCGACCTCGCTCTGCGTGCAGGACTGAAAGGCACACAGCGCTGGATGAGTTTCTTCCTGAAGAGCCCAATGCACGACTACACACAAGGCGAAGAACCTATTCACGATTTGTTTCAGCAATACACCATGTTCAAGAACAAGATTCGCGAACTCGGAGGCTATGAGCCCGACGAAGAACTGGAATAA
- a CDS encoding YARHG domain-containing protein — MTHKELFRKPLTMLTAIAAIAFCISLTSCDKLPFLQRDKGSSTPEATESSKAEKAEKEVVEEPTTETETEVVEDNSAKERIAKAEARTAEAEAAEAEAKAAEAEARAEAAKKAARQAQQEPVVQPRAPRADPPAPRRGGGAGYDPSSRYDWLSYRLATYDDISNMSRYEIKVMKNSIYARHHYAFQTSAMINHFSRKSWYNGYLSMGEASASFNSTERKNVEFLKRYE, encoded by the coding sequence ATGACCCACAAAGAACTATTCAGAAAACCATTGACAATGCTTACTGCTATTGCAGCAATAGCATTTTGCATCAGTCTGACATCTTGCGACAAACTCCCGTTCCTGCAACGCGACAAGGGTTCATCCACTCCCGAAGCAACTGAAAGCAGCAAGGCTGAAAAGGCTGAAAAAGAAGTTGTTGAAGAACCCACCACCGAAACAGAAACTGAAGTAGTGGAAGATAACAGCGCCAAGGAGAGAATTGCAAAGGCTGAAGCAAGAACGGCAGAAGCGGAAGCAGCAGAAGCAGAAGCAAAGGCAGCAGAGGCAGAAGCCAGAGCAGAAGCAGCAAAAAAGGCTGCACGTCAAGCACAACAGGAACCCGTAGTACAACCACGTGCACCAAGAGCAGACCCTCCTGCACCAAGACGCGGCGGAGGAGCCGGCTATGACCCTTCTTCAAGGTACGACTGGCTATCCTATCGACTTGCAACGTATGATGACATCAGTAATATGTCGAGATACGAAATCAAAGTGATGAAAAACTCCATCTATGCACGCCACCACTATGCCTTCCAGACTTCTGCAATGATCAACCATTTCAGCAGAAAGTCATGGTACAACGGCTATCTCTCAATGGGCGAGGCATCTGCCAGCTTCAACAGCACAGAAAGAAAGAACGTTGAGTTCCTCAAGAGATACGAATAA
- the lgt gene encoding prolipoprotein diacylglyceryl transferase has translation MFSFIIWDPNKTILSIGGFELRWYSMFWILGLAIAFFVVLKLYKHQKIEDSKFEPLFLYCFVGILLGARLGHCLLYEPGYFLSHPLEIFLPMHKMDDGSWKFTGYAGLASHGGTLGLMIALWIYVKVVKVPLWTVVDNIAIATPITACCIRLGNLMNSEIVGKTTESPIGFIFVQNGEDFARHPAQLYEAIAYFILFIISLYVYYKWHRQTAGTGFFCGLCLAYIFIFRFFIEFLKEVQEGWENDMVNAIGLNQGQMLSIPFIIIGVWMLIKPPGKKKKKEIA, from the coding sequence ATGTTTTCATTCATCATCTGGGACCCCAACAAAACAATCCTTTCCATCGGAGGATTTGAACTGCGGTGGTATTCCATGTTCTGGATCTTGGGACTTGCCATCGCTTTCTTCGTTGTACTCAAACTATACAAGCACCAAAAGATTGAGGACAGCAAGTTTGAACCGCTTTTCCTCTATTGTTTCGTAGGAATCCTCCTCGGAGCACGCCTCGGACACTGCCTACTCTACGAACCGGGCTATTTCCTCAGCCACCCGCTGGAAATTTTTCTGCCCATGCACAAGATGGACGATGGCAGTTGGAAATTCACGGGATATGCAGGTCTGGCAAGCCATGGCGGGACGCTGGGGCTTATGATTGCACTCTGGATATATGTCAAGGTGGTAAAAGTACCGCTCTGGACGGTGGTGGACAACATCGCCATAGCCACACCTATTACCGCCTGCTGCATCAGGCTCGGAAACCTCATGAATAGCGAAATAGTAGGAAAAACCACCGAATCACCAATCGGGTTCATCTTCGTACAGAATGGCGAGGACTTTGCAAGACACCCCGCACAACTTTACGAAGCAATAGCCTATTTCATACTATTCATCATAAGCCTATATGTCTATTACAAATGGCATAGACAGACAGCCGGAACGGGATTCTTCTGCGGACTCTGCCTGGCATACATCTTCATCTTCCGCTTTTTCATCGAATTCCTCAAAGAGGTACAGGAAGGTTGGGAGAACGATATGGTAAATGCCATAGGGCTCAATCAAGGACAGATGCTCAGCATTCCTTTCATCATCATCGGGGTGTGGATGCTCATCAAACCGCCAGGCAAAAAGAAAAAGAAGGAAATTGCATAA
- a CDS encoding tetratricopeptide repeat protein, translating into MNASLHFRSYLWQSIACLLLALTLLSSCGKTLQFTESDFAAKTSPLEVVRNEIPVLIFGHFHKGTMPPNAVVNMTPLLRYEGGQTNGSTITFQGEKGKLNCRTINRKIEETFSIRDVFEYKPEMQRCELFLHFDAKVGKKSIDIPEIKIAEGTIATSTLIQKTVCTANTAMAQDKFRKAISDRQLQLVKKLHHEIYTRRSSLRTTSINDFILTLRHIEEELPIYNFSQYEGLYTAGSVSRFSPADWDTFKKFIEMCNVENGDEMKQVIETARTAEECEEQIAAFGDDYANLISIVLPYIRQNRQNDSRLLIGKNDAEIMRLSINHPENLSADELLYAAAITRNLQVKKNIYAAAVHLFPDDYRPANNIAALAIHEADTAQARTFLEKALEVAPDAPEPNLNAALLEIACNHYKKAIEHLKKATTTDEYNEALGNLQTALGNYKEALTCLADNKSTTTALAHILIHNYQKAEEVLCELPTIDATGNYLLAICAARQNKINQATMLLNDAIKIDRHLKGHVEKDLEFKEIKH; encoded by the coding sequence ATGAACGCCTCTTTGCACTTTCGCTCATACTTGTGGCAAAGCATTGCTTGCCTCCTCCTTGCATTGACATTGCTATCGTCGTGTGGAAAGACACTGCAATTTACCGAAAGCGATTTCGCGGCTAAGACATCACCGCTGGAAGTGGTCAGAAACGAAATACCTGTGCTCATTTTCGGACATTTTCACAAAGGAACAATGCCACCGAATGCAGTAGTCAACATGACACCACTGCTCCGCTACGAAGGCGGACAAACCAACGGCAGCACCATCACCTTCCAAGGGGAGAAAGGAAAACTCAACTGCCGGACTATAAACCGAAAAATAGAGGAGACATTCAGCATACGCGATGTTTTTGAGTACAAGCCCGAAATGCAACGCTGCGAACTCTTCTTACACTTCGATGCAAAAGTGGGCAAAAAAAGCATCGATATTCCCGAAATAAAAATAGCAGAGGGAACCATAGCCACGTCCACACTCATACAAAAAACAGTTTGTACGGCAAACACAGCCATGGCACAGGACAAGTTCAGAAAAGCCATTTCCGACCGACAACTGCAACTTGTCAAGAAACTGCACCACGAAATCTATACCCGACGAAGTTCTCTGAGAACCACGTCTATCAATGATTTCATCCTTACACTGCGACACATCGAGGAAGAACTACCCATATACAATTTCAGCCAATACGAAGGACTCTACACAGCAGGCAGCGTATCGCGATTCTCACCTGCAGACTGGGACACTTTCAAGAAGTTCATCGAAATGTGCAATGTGGAGAATGGAGATGAGATGAAGCAAGTCATCGAAACAGCAAGAACAGCAGAGGAGTGCGAAGAACAAATTGCCGCATTCGGTGACGACTATGCCAACCTCATAAGCATTGTCCTGCCATACATCAGGCAGAACCGACAAAACGACAGCCGCCTGCTCATAGGGAAAAATGACGCAGAAATCATGAGACTGAGCATCAACCACCCAGAAAACCTCTCTGCCGATGAACTGCTCTATGCTGCAGCAATAACAAGGAACCTACAGGTCAAGAAAAATATCTATGCTGCAGCAGTGCACCTCTTTCCCGATGACTATCGGCCAGCCAACAACATTGCAGCACTCGCCATTCACGAAGCGGACACTGCACAGGCAAGAACGTTCCTTGAAAAAGCACTTGAAGTAGCACCCGACGCACCGGAACCCAACCTCAATGCAGCACTGCTCGAAATAGCATGCAACCACTACAAAAAAGCGATAGAACACCTCAAAAAGGCTACCACGACAGACGAATACAACGAAGCACTCGGAAACTTGCAAACAGCACTCGGAAACTATAAGGAAGCTCTGACCTGCCTCGCCGACAACAAATCTACCACTACAGCACTCGCACACATCCTCATACACAACTATCAGAAAGCAGAGGAAGTGCTCTGCGAATTGCCAACCATAGATGCCACAGGAAACTATCTGCTCGCCATCTGTGCAGCAAGGCAAAATAAGATTAACCAGGCAACAATGTTGCTCAACGATGCTATAAAAATAGACCGGCACCTCAAAGGACACGTGGAAAAGGACCTTGAATTCAAAGAAATAAAGCATTAA
- a CDS encoding BACON domain-containing protein produces the protein MVALLAFFSCGGATFITPDKNSVDFAIEGGEQTVNISTDGTWELMTSPDWVQTEVKDSVLVLKTTRNETGAVRKGDVVLKGKEDVEITIKVTQATKCTHITPSNDKLAFEKEGGTETVDIDTDGEIQVKSEAFETSYENGVLTVTAPANDGGAKYGDVVLTGDDQMAVIHVSQKGNICSKCGGSGKVRCSRCGGRGSYDQHFDGPPFGATNGCTRCGGSGSEAWAGQGAADRSTLRRGSGRMRCPSCGGQGH, from the coding sequence GTGGTGGCGTTATTAGCGTTCTTTTCATGCGGTGGAGCCACTTTTATCACACCAGACAAAAATTCCGTTGATTTTGCAATAGAGGGCGGAGAACAAACAGTGAACATCAGCACAGATGGCACTTGGGAATTGATGACGTCGCCCGACTGGGTACAGACGGAGGTTAAGGATAGCGTGTTGGTGCTCAAAACGACCCGTAATGAGACTGGCGCTGTTCGTAAGGGGGACGTTGTGCTAAAGGGCAAAGAAGATGTTGAGATCACTATCAAGGTGACTCAAGCCACCAAGTGTACCCATATCACACCTTCAAATGACAAGTTAGCATTTGAAAAAGAAGGAGGAACAGAAACCGTAGATATAGATACTGATGGCGAAATTCAGGTTAAGTCAGAAGCATTTGAGACATCTTATGAGAACGGCGTACTTACAGTAACTGCACCAGCAAATGATGGAGGTGCCAAGTATGGTGATGTTGTTTTAACCGGTGATGACCAGATGGCAGTAATTCACGTGAGCCAAAAGGGTAATATTTGCTCCAAATGTGGCGGTTCAGGAAAAGTGAGGTGTTCAAGGTGCGGAGGAAGAGGTTCCTATGATCAGCATTTTGACGGACCTCCTTTCGGTGCAACTAATGGATGTACCAGATGCGGTGGTTCTGGCTCTGAAGCTTGGGCTGGACAAGGTGCAGCGGATAGAAGTACACTTCGCAGGGGTAGCGGTCGAATGAGATGTCCCAGTTGTGGAGGGCAAGGTCATTGA
- the ychF gene encoding redox-regulated ATPase YchF, which produces MALQCGIVGLPNVGKSTLFNCLSNAKAQAANFPFCTIEPNVGVITVPDERLTRLAEIVHPGRIVPATVEIVDIAGLVKGASKGEGLGNQFLGNIRQTDAIIHVLRCFDDGNVVHVDGSVDPVRDKEIIDTELQLKDLESIESKISKVEKLATMGGNKDAKVEYTVLKAYHDALIQGKSARTVQFDTKEEQQAAHDLFLLTTKPVLYVCNVDEASAATGNAYVEQVREAVKDEGAEILVVAARTEADIAELESFEERQMFLEDAGLTESGCNRLIKTAFRMLNLETFITAGEMEVKAWTYRKGWKAPQCAGVIHTDFERGFIRAEVIKYDDYIRLGSEAAVRDAGLLHIEGKEYVVQDGDIMHFRFNV; this is translated from the coding sequence ATGGCATTACAATGTGGCATAGTAGGACTGCCTAACGTGGGCAAGTCAACTCTCTTCAACTGTTTGAGCAACGCCAAGGCACAAGCAGCAAATTTCCCGTTCTGTACTATTGAACCCAACGTGGGTGTCATCACTGTACCCGACGAACGTCTGACCAGGCTGGCTGAAATAGTCCATCCAGGACGCATCGTGCCTGCGACGGTGGAAATAGTGGACATTGCGGGTCTAGTGAAAGGCGCTTCGAAAGGCGAAGGACTCGGCAATCAGTTTCTCGGCAACATCCGGCAGACGGATGCCATCATACACGTGCTGCGATGCTTCGACGATGGAAATGTGGTGCATGTAGACGGCAGTGTTGACCCTGTGCGCGACAAGGAAATCATCGACACAGAACTCCAACTCAAAGATCTTGAAAGCATCGAGAGCAAAATCTCTAAAGTAGAGAAACTTGCCACCATGGGCGGCAACAAGGACGCAAAAGTTGAATACACCGTGCTGAAAGCCTATCACGATGCACTCATTCAGGGCAAGTCCGCACGCACTGTGCAATTTGACACGAAAGAAGAACAACAGGCGGCTCACGACCTCTTCCTTCTCACCACAAAACCCGTGCTCTACGTCTGCAACGTGGATGAAGCCTCTGCAGCAACTGGCAATGCGTACGTGGAACAGGTACGCGAGGCAGTGAAGGACGAAGGGGCGGAAATACTCGTTGTGGCAGCACGCACAGAGGCGGATATCGCCGAACTCGAAAGTTTCGAAGAACGACAAATGTTCCTCGAAGATGCCGGCCTCACCGAAAGCGGCTGCAACCGCTTGATAAAGACCGCCTTCAGGATGCTCAACCTCGAGACATTCATTACTGCTGGGGAGATGGAGGTGAAGGCATGGACCTACCGCAAAGGATGGAAGGCACCGCAATGCGCAGGCGTGATACATACCGACTTCGAACGCGGCTTCATACGCGCAGAAGTCATCAAATACGACGACTATATACGTCTGGGCAGCGAAGCAGCAGTGCGCGACGCAGGACTACTGCACATCGAAGGAAAGGAATATGTCGTGCAGGACGGCGACATTATGCATTTCAGGTTCAACGTGTAA
- a CDS encoding DUF5686 family protein, protein MKKSLIFTVLLLSVLVAKAQKTIVGTVIDEITGEPVVMANVFFDDGVISQTDFEGKFTKEYQRSKLHVACVGYNAKTISIKHLKDTIEVTLLPLENTGGKAIVKGKKQKYDRKNNPAVELMKKVIANKKQTDLHSHDYFSYEKYTKMVFAFNEVTEQSFESGIMKPFSFMKDGLEVCNATGKLTLPISIDETSSTQVWRKKTNTEKTIITGQRTKGLKDILKSTGEMFNVILKDCFTDVDIYEDEIRLLQYPFLSPISSKNAIGFYRYFLGDTINIGTDRCVDVTFTPNNSQDFGFSGHLYVVVSDSSYRVKHLKMGIPYRSDVNFVKDMQIIQTYAQLPTGEHVIEQDEMIIQMELTNFLHKFQVTRDNYYSHFDFGVIPDRTFKFDGDTRTEANALMRDEQFWDDRRANNLNNDEEAVNRVVTSVKKAKGYKVIMPIIQAVMENFIETGSEKTPSKIDIGPVVSSISSNKVEGLRLRASAQTTANLNPHLFFKGYMAYGVKDHRWKGALETIYSFNKKAYRPHEFPRHNLTFAFKDDVISPSDQFLGPDKDNVFKALKWTTIDHMYYVRSFDINYVKEWGNGLQIWGGLYHERMEPTLEMFFQPTNLIGPSQNPADHIKYIHKSEAEIGIQYQPGVTWINTKQNRYESNYDAPILRFKHRFGFKNVLSSEHASNLTEASIYKRFWVGSWGKIDLLLRGDIQWNKVPYPYLILPSADLSYFMEDGTFSLVDNMEFLSDRALSFFGSWDMNGKILNRIPLIRKLKWRELFGCNVLWGHLTSKNDPFVNPDDPDLFFFPGRFNENGEFRYLSRSINSSKPYVEVYAGVHNVFKFFRIEYFRRLTYLSNPDTHRWGIRFKFEFSF, encoded by the coding sequence TTGAAGAAGTCTCTGATTTTCACCGTACTCCTCTTGTCTGTGCTCGTAGCAAAAGCGCAGAAAACTATCGTGGGCACAGTCATAGATGAAATTACCGGCGAGCCTGTCGTTATGGCAAACGTTTTCTTCGACGACGGCGTGATCTCACAGACCGACTTCGAGGGTAAATTCACAAAAGAATACCAGCGAAGCAAACTCCACGTGGCATGCGTGGGCTATAATGCCAAAACCATCTCCATCAAGCACCTGAAAGATACCATAGAGGTAACACTGCTACCATTGGAGAATACTGGCGGAAAGGCTATAGTCAAAGGCAAGAAACAGAAGTACGACCGCAAGAACAATCCTGCGGTGGAACTGATGAAGAAGGTCATTGCTAACAAGAAGCAGACTGACCTCCATAGCCACGACTATTTCTCCTACGAGAAGTACACAAAGATGGTCTTTGCATTCAACGAGGTTACGGAGCAGTCGTTCGAGAGTGGCATCATGAAGCCGTTCAGTTTCATGAAGGACGGTCTCGAAGTGTGCAACGCTACGGGAAAACTCACCCTCCCCATATCCATAGACGAAACTTCGTCCACACAAGTATGGCGAAAGAAAACCAACACTGAGAAAACCATCATTACCGGTCAGCGTACAAAGGGACTCAAAGATATCCTCAAGTCAACAGGAGAAATGTTCAACGTAATACTGAAGGACTGCTTCACCGATGTGGACATCTACGAGGACGAAATCAGACTGCTGCAATACCCCTTCCTTAGTCCTATCTCGTCAAAGAATGCCATCGGATTCTACCGCTATTTCCTGGGCGACACCATCAACATAGGAACAGACCGCTGCGTGGACGTAACATTCACGCCGAACAATTCGCAAGACTTTGGCTTCAGCGGCCATCTGTACGTGGTGGTGAGCGATTCGTCCTACCGGGTAAAACACCTCAAGATGGGTATTCCTTACCGCTCCGACGTAAACTTCGTGAAGGATATGCAGATTATACAGACCTATGCGCAGTTGCCCACAGGAGAACACGTCATCGAGCAGGACGAGATGATTATCCAGATGGAACTCACCAACTTCCTTCATAAGTTCCAGGTTACGCGCGACAACTACTATTCCCACTTCGACTTCGGTGTCATCCCCGACCGCACATTCAAATTCGATGGTGACACACGAACGGAGGCGAATGCCTTGATGCGTGACGAGCAATTCTGGGACGATAGGCGTGCCAACAATCTGAACAACGATGAAGAGGCTGTCAATCGTGTGGTAACCTCTGTAAAGAAAGCGAAAGGGTATAAAGTCATTATGCCTATCATTCAGGCTGTGATGGAAAACTTCATCGAAACGGGTAGCGAAAAAACACCAAGCAAAATTGACATAGGTCCTGTGGTTTCATCCATTTCATCGAACAAAGTTGAAGGCCTACGTTTAAGAGCTTCTGCACAAACCACTGCCAACCTCAACCCACACCTTTTCTTCAAAGGCTACATGGCATACGGCGTAAAAGACCACCGTTGGAAAGGCGCGTTGGAAACCATATATTCTTTCAACAAGAAAGCATATCGCCCACATGAGTTCCCACGCCACAACCTCACATTCGCCTTCAAGGATGATGTCATTTCGCCGAGCGACCAATTCCTTGGTCCGGATAAAGACAATGTGTTCAAGGCCCTCAAATGGACAACCATCGACCACATGTACTATGTCCGCTCTTTCGACATCAATTATGTAAAAGAATGGGGTAACGGCTTACAGATTTGGGGTGGCTTATACCACGAGCGCATGGAACCCACACTCGAAATGTTCTTCCAGCCAACAAATCTCATAGGACCAAGCCAAAATCCTGCAGACCACATCAAGTACATACATAAGAGTGAGGCTGAAATTGGCATTCAGTACCAGCCGGGCGTTACATGGATCAACACGAAGCAGAATCGCTATGAATCTAATTACGATGCACCGATTCTGCGGTTCAAGCACCGATTCGGGTTCAAAAATGTACTGAGTTCAGAACATGCCTCAAACCTTACCGAAGCATCCATCTACAAACGCTTCTGGGTGGGCTCTTGGGGTAAGATAGACCTCCTCCTCAGAGGCGACATTCAATGGAACAAGGTGCCTTATCCATACCTCATCCTTCCTTCAGCCGACCTTTCCTACTTTATGGAGGACGGCACATTCAGCCTCGTTGACAACATGGAATTCCTCAGCGACCGAGCGCTCTCGTTTTTCGGATCATGGGATATGAACGGAAAAATACTGAATCGTATTCCTCTCATCCGTAAACTCAAGTGGCGCGAACTCTTCGGATGCAACGTGCTTTGGGGGCATCTCACATCGAAGAACGATCCCTTCGTCAATCCTGACGATCCAGACCTGTTCTTCTTCCCGGGACGATTCAACGAAAACGGAGAGTTCAGATACCTCTCGAGAAGCATTAACAGTTCGAAACCTTATGTGGAAGTCTATGCCGGAGTGCACAACGTGTTCAAGTTCTTCCGCATAGAGTATTTCCGTCGACTCACATACCTGAGCAACCCCGACACTCACCGATGGGGCATACGTTTCAAATTTGAATTCTCATTCTAA
- a CDS encoding PH domain-containing protein — MGKRVFKSKVDAWLIIVMVASTLLVAGACFSIDNSELLAYIINIVLVAVMVFVFFAIFNIRYEVSEDTLFVRSFILLSYTIPVADIREIRASSSWLASPAASLDRLEIRYSKRRTILLSPADKQGFIDCLRGINPNIVCKNE, encoded by the coding sequence ATGGGAAAGAGGGTATTCAAGTCGAAAGTAGATGCGTGGCTCATCATAGTGATGGTTGCAAGCACGTTGTTGGTTGCAGGCGCATGTTTTTCCATAGATAACTCAGAGTTGTTGGCTTATATCATCAATATAGTCCTTGTGGCAGTCATGGTGTTTGTCTTTTTCGCAATTTTCAATATCAGGTATGAGGTAAGCGAAGACACACTTTTTGTAAGGAGTTTTATTTTACTCTCATATACCATACCTGTTGCTGATATTCGCGAGATACGTGCCAGCAGTTCATGGCTGGCTTCTCCTGCAGCATCGCTCGATCGTTTGGAAATCAGATACAGTAAACGCAGAACTATTCTTCTCTCGCCCGCAGACAAACAGGGATTTATTGATTGTTTGAGAGGCATCAATCCTAATATAGTTTGCAAGAACGAATAG